A single region of the uncultured Flavobacterium sp. genome encodes:
- a CDS encoding helix-turn-helix transcriptional regulator, with the protein MSTLIKPNHIGRKISRIRELRDMKQEALAQALGTSQQTVSAIENSETIDDEKLAEIAKVLGVSVEAIKNFSEEAVLNIIGNTYHVDNSSAVNYGCTFNPLDKLIQSHEEQIKLYERLVQAEKDKVEYLEKIIKGK; encoded by the coding sequence ATGAGCACACTAATAAAACCAAATCACATAGGGCGAAAAATTAGCCGTATTCGTGAACTTCGAGACATGAAACAAGAAGCTTTGGCGCAAGCTTTAGGAACAAGTCAACAAACTGTTTCTGCAATTGAAAACAGTGAAACGATAGATGATGAAAAACTTGCAGAAATTGCAAAAGTACTTGGAGTTTCAGTCGAAGCAATTAAGAACTTCTCTGAAGAAGCTGTCTTAAATATTATTGGTAATACTTATCACGTGGACAATTCTTCTGCGGTTAACTATGGTTGTACTTTTAATCCTTTAGATAAATTAATACAATCTCATGAAGAGCAAATCAAACTTTATGAACGTTTAGTTCAGGCAGAAAAAGATAAAGTCGAATATCTGGAAAAAATAATAAAAGGAAAATAA
- a CDS encoding nucleoside monophosphate kinase, with the protein MEILIITGPPYSGKGTQCEILKEELKFKHISTGDRCRLEKQNKTEIGKIMSEYEEKGNLVPDSMMKDLFSKILDENISNNGIILDGYPRTEPQVNDLMELIESKKMKIGKVINIDVPKTELLKRAKKRAETSDRKDDKDAAIHLKRIEVFESSTRPAIEYMKSRIKVLTFDGLGTIDEITKRIKDSLY; encoded by the coding sequence ATGGAAATATTAATAATAACAGGTCCTCCATATTCTGGAAAAGGTACGCAATGCGAGATTTTAAAAGAAGAACTTAAATTTAAACATATTTCAACCGGAGATAGATGTCGCTTAGAAAAACAGAATAAAACGGAAATTGGAAAGATAATGTCTGAATATGAAGAAAAAGGAAATTTAGTGCCTGACTCCATGATGAAAGATCTTTTCAGTAAAATTTTAGATGAAAACATATCAAATAATGGAATAATCTTAGATGGATACCCAAGAACTGAACCACAAGTAAATGATTTGATGGAACTTATTGAATCAAAAAAAATGAAAATCGGAAAGGTTATTAATATTGATGTTCCAAAGACAGAGCTTCTAAAAAGAGCAAAAAAAAGAGCTGAAACTTCTGACCGAAAAGACGACAAAGATGCTGCAATCCATCTTAAAAGAATTGAAGTCTTTGAAAGTTCAACCAGACCGGCAATAGAATATATGAAGTCTAGAATTAAAGTTTTGACTTTTGATGGATTGGGAACAATTGATGAAATAACAAAACGAATTAAAGATAGCTTATATTGA
- a CDS encoding AraC family transcriptional regulator produces MTKEESIKEYYFRINKSIDYIKENLHEELSLEKLASLSNFSKFHFHRIFKLVTGKTINEFIKNAKIERALFFLMNNPSKTISEIASDCGFLSISSFSRSFREVKQVTPSEWRKLHKNSNIGITDSNIGKMQSEIEDYLALKLNNLKNIEMSEIVKLDFEIKKMEEFNVIYIRNLNIHNHDSETFGKMFEQLFSWATPRNLVNFPETKALTVYRSNANLSGMLQADVCLSVPEGIVGEGLIGNTTISGGLYAIFHKEAPMSECFKTWKYIYEVWFEENGYQPDNRNFFLSHLNDPKSHPQNFHIIDIYIPIKLL; encoded by the coding sequence ATGACAAAGGAAGAGTCTATTAAAGAGTATTACTTTAGAATCAATAAAAGTATAGATTATATTAAAGAAAATCTTCATGAAGAACTTTCTTTAGAAAAACTGGCTAGTCTTTCTAATTTTTCAAAATTTCATTTCCATAGAATTTTTAAGTTGGTAACAGGAAAGACCATCAATGAATTTATTAAAAATGCAAAAATAGAGAGAGCTCTATTTTTCTTAATGAACAATCCATCAAAAACAATTAGTGAAATTGCGAGTGATTGCGGTTTTTTAAGTATCTCGTCTTTTTCACGAAGTTTTCGCGAAGTCAAACAGGTAACACCAAGTGAATGGCGAAAGCTTCACAAAAATAGCAATATTGGTATAACAGATAGCAATATTGGAAAAATGCAGTCCGAAATCGAAGACTACCTTGCACTCAAATTAAATAATTTAAAAAATATTGAAATGAGTGAAATTGTCAAACTTGATTTTGAAATCAAAAAAATGGAGGAGTTTAATGTTATTTATATCAGAAATCTTAATATCCACAACCATGATAGCGAAACATTTGGTAAGATGTTTGAGCAGCTTTTTAGTTGGGCAACTCCCAGAAATTTGGTGAATTTTCCAGAAACCAAAGCGCTAACGGTTTATAGAAGTAATGCTAATTTATCAGGAATGCTTCAGGCTGATGTTTGTTTGTCTGTTCCTGAAGGAATAGTTGGAGAAGGATTAATTGGCAACACAACAATAAGCGGTGGATTATATGCCATTTTCCATAAAGAAGCACCAATGTCTGAATGTTTTAAAACCTGGAAGTATATTTATGAAGTATGGTTTGAAGAAAATGGTTATCAGCCTGATAATAGAAATTTCTTTCTAAGTCATTTAAACGATCCCAAGTCGCACCCACAAAACTTTCATATTATTGATATTTATATACCTATAAAATTACTCTGA
- a CDS encoding PQQ-binding-like beta-propeller repeat protein, which yields MKKNLITLLFLFTVINIFGQTPTISKPNDIVTNKVINPLKKIPLDDASILIYDYDGSLMSFDLEAEHINWIVKATDSYTEMCANKITLQDGVIYIPFINGEIFAIDNQTGEIFWKSRLGNITDQIVLKNQIPVIHDGKLFITTQSPNNTIYALNLKDGSLVWNYKLDSSNNDVPVLFFDNKVFTQSGSNLYSFDANTGKLLNQKSFEEAITGKPVTDGENIFIANEKNVIYALSPNKLDVLWQFKVDENQNNIKERIFCKDNKVYFAAQGPEVSSIYAVDSKTGTQLWKTDFKDDNIEYIVEESDNVWGYTRKARLFQLDINNGEIAFEVKLTTKPISNLEFAVDDSLFYYSDAALIQFEFKSKDENEVYLRTSIKDDPYSAYVKLIR from the coding sequence ATGAAAAAAAATCTAATAACTCTTTTATTTCTATTTACGGTTATAAATATCTTTGGGCAAACTCCAACCATTTCAAAACCTAATGACATAGTCACTAATAAAGTTATAAATCCGCTTAAAAAAATTCCATTAGATGATGCATCAATCTTAATTTATGATTACGACGGTTCTCTAATGTCATTTGATTTAGAAGCTGAACACATTAATTGGATTGTAAAAGCCACAGATTCCTATACTGAAATGTGTGCAAATAAAATAACGCTACAGGATGGAGTTATATACATTCCGTTTATTAACGGTGAAATTTTTGCAATTGATAACCAAACTGGTGAAATCTTTTGGAAATCAAGACTAGGTAATATTACAGATCAAATTGTACTAAAAAATCAAATTCCAGTTATACATGATGGAAAATTGTTTATAACGACTCAAAGCCCGAATAATACTATTTATGCTCTTAATCTAAAAGATGGCAGTTTAGTATGGAACTACAAATTAGATTCCTCAAATAATGATGTTCCTGTTCTCTTTTTTGACAACAAAGTTTTTACTCAAAGTGGGTCTAATTTATATAGTTTTGATGCCAATACAGGAAAACTTCTTAACCAAAAAAGCTTTGAGGAAGCTATAACCGGAAAACCTGTAACAGATGGTGAAAATATATTTATCGCAAATGAAAAAAATGTGATTTATGCTTTAAGCCCTAATAAACTAGATGTTTTATGGCAATTTAAAGTAGATGAAAATCAAAATAATATCAAGGAACGTATATTTTGCAAAGACAATAAAGTATATTTTGCAGCACAAGGCCCGGAAGTTTCTTCTATATACGCTGTGGATTCAAAAACAGGAACTCAGCTATGGAAAACGGACTTTAAAGATGATAATATCGAATACATCGTTGAGGAAAGTGATAACGTTTGGGGATATACTCGTAAAGCAAGACTTTTTCAATTAGACATAAATAATGGTGAAATAGCATTCGAGGTAAAATTAACCACCAAACCTATTTCAAATCTTGAATTTGCGGTTGATGATTCTTTGTTTTATTATTCTGATGCTGCTTTAATTCAATTTGAATTTAAATCAAAAGACGAAAACGAAGTTTATCTGCGAACCTCTATTAAGGACGACCCTTATAGCGCATATGTAAAATTAATTCGATAA
- a CDS encoding DUF1569 domain-containing protein: MKNLLNERIANQLITRIEKLTPQSKSIWGQMNSTEMLAHCNSCNKQILEESRTTQKTVLKQYLLRILAIYLAPKFTKGRITEEQHITKGKFGDDKFETQKELFKTIIKKFPQNNKELTLTHPAFGNISTHQWGIAAYKHMDHHLRQFGV; encoded by the coding sequence ATGAAAAACTTATTAAATGAAAGGATTGCTAATCAACTCATAACAAGAATAGAAAAACTAACGCCTCAAAGTAAATCTATTTGGGGACAGATGAATTCTACAGAAATGCTGGCACATTGCAATTCTTGTAACAAACAGATACTGGAGGAAAGCCGAACAACTCAAAAAACAGTATTAAAGCAATATCTTTTAAGAATATTAGCGATCTATTTAGCACCAAAATTTACCAAAGGAAGAATTACTGAAGAACAACATATAACAAAAGGAAAATTTGGCGATGATAAGTTTGAAACTCAAAAAGAGTTGTTTAAAACAATCATCAAAAAATTTCCGCAAAACAATAAGGAATTGACACTTACACATCCTGCATTTGGCAACATTTCAACCCATCAATGGGGAATCGCAGCCTACAAACACATGGATCATCATTTAAGGCAATTTGGCGTTTAA
- a CDS encoding HD domain-containing protein, with the protein MTQQKQWSIDEIQKVWQLASRLHNGQKYGGFDDGEKVEYINHIGSVVFEVLNAIQSTENINADLAIKCAILHDTIEDTPVTYEKVNELFGHDVASGVLALTKNDEIEGQLEKMLDSLKRIKEQPIEIWAVKMADRITNLYQPPYYWKDEKKLKYIEEAKIIHNELKDGNKYLAERLKNKIEEYHRFLNASQII; encoded by the coding sequence ATGACGCAACAAAAACAATGGTCAATAGATGAAATTCAAAAAGTTTGGCAATTAGCTTCAAGATTACATAATGGCCAAAAATATGGTGGTTTTGATGATGGCGAAAAAGTGGAGTATATAAATCATATTGGAAGTGTTGTCTTCGAAGTTTTAAACGCTATTCAATCAACAGAAAATATCAATGCTGATTTAGCAATTAAATGTGCAATACTTCATGATACTATTGAAGACACGCCGGTGACATATGAAAAAGTAAATGAACTTTTTGGTCATGATGTTGCAAGTGGAGTTCTTGCGCTGACTAAAAATGATGAAATTGAGGGACAGCTTGAAAAAATGCTTGATAGTCTAAAAAGAATTAAAGAACAGCCTATAGAAATTTGGGCCGTTAAAATGGCTGACAGAATTACAAATTTGTACCAACCACCATACTACTGGAAAGACGAAAAAAAATTAAAATATATTGAAGAAGCTAAAATTATACACAACGAATTAAAAGACGGAAATAAATATTTGGCAGAAAGATTAAAAAATAAAATTGAAGAGTATCATCGATTTCTTAATGCCTCTCAAATTATTTAG
- a CDS encoding methyltransferase domain-containing protein, whose translation MEAHLEQIREQQKQSWNKFSGGWKKWDELVMDFLKPMGDEIIYLLDPQKNDVILDVASGTGEPGLTIAEKLSGGRVVMTDLADDMLKIARENAALKGIKNIETVACDVCELPFPDNTFDAISCRFGFMFFPDMQLAAKEMARVLKPGGKIATAVWNVPEKNFWVTATMGTINRNLELAPPPAGSPGMFRCAKDGLISDIFLEAGLKNISQVEVAGKLNCKTIDAYWGMQTEVAAPIVAALANASDDMKEKIKHETYAVVNERYPDGNIVIDSSALVIYGEK comes from the coding sequence ATGGAAGCGCACCTTGAACAAATTCGCGAGCAGCAAAAACAATCCTGGAACAAATTTTCTGGAGGCTGGAAGAAATGGGATGAACTTGTAATGGATTTTCTAAAACCAATGGGAGATGAAATAATTTACTTATTAGACCCGCAAAAAAATGATGTTATTCTTGATGTTGCTTCAGGTACCGGAGAGCCTGGACTGACAATTGCTGAGAAATTATCCGGAGGAAGAGTTGTTATGACTGATCTTGCCGATGATATGTTAAAAATAGCCCGCGAAAATGCAGCGTTAAAAGGGATTAAAAACATTGAAACTGTTGCATGCGATGTTTGCGAGCTTCCTTTTCCTGATAATACATTTGATGCGATAAGTTGTCGATTTGGATTTATGTTTTTTCCCGATATGCAATTAGCGGCCAAAGAAATGGCCCGGGTTCTTAAACCTGGAGGAAAAATTGCTACGGCAGTCTGGAATGTTCCCGAAAAAAACTTTTGGGTTACAGCGACTATGGGAACCATTAACAGAAATTTGGAACTTGCTCCTCCGCCTGCGGGCTCACCGGGGATGTTTCGTTGTGCCAAAGACGGATTAATTTCGGATATATTTTTGGAAGCCGGATTAAAGAATATTTCTCAAGTTGAAGTAGCCGGAAAATTGAACTGCAAAACAATTGATGCCTACTGGGGAATGCAAACAGAAGTTGCTGCTCCAATAGTTGCTGCTCTTGCAAATGCCAGTGATGATATGAAAGAGAAAATAAAACATGAAACTTATGCTGTAGTTAATGAAAGATATCCTGACGGGAATATTGTAATTGACTCAAGTGCACTCGTAATTTACGGAGAGAAATAA
- a CDS encoding MBL fold metallo-hydrolase, producing MKVTITHIDTACVLININGFKILTDPTLDKKDGIFPQYVSRPIAFSKKYIDPALSIEEIGKVDLVLLSHDHHSDNLDKNGRLFIKTVPVVLSTKDAVKRLKNNNTIGLDNWQEYHVETTKVKRLKITAIPAQHTNIKRLDKVMGKVLGFAIEWEGQTNGCIYISGDTVLFEGLYELENKKKVDIAILHLGAGAFPYLKKNLRVTMNGEEAIETTKLLNPNIVIPIHYEGWWHFKQSVKSLKNEIEKSGFNEKFLWLDSGIETELIKENNFKLN from the coding sequence ATGAAAGTTACCATTACACATATTGACACTGCTTGTGTTTTAATAAACATCAACGGATTTAAAATTTTAACCGATCCAACATTAGACAAGAAAGATGGTATTTTTCCACAATACGTCAGTCGGCCTATAGCATTCTCAAAAAAATATATTGATCCGGCATTGTCAATTGAAGAAATCGGAAAAGTTGATTTAGTGTTGTTAAGTCACGATCATCACAGTGATAATTTAGATAAAAACGGAAGACTCTTTATCAAGACAGTTCCCGTTGTTCTTTCTACAAAAGATGCTGTAAAACGTTTAAAAAACAATAACACAATTGGTCTTGATAATTGGCAGGAATATCATGTTGAAACCACAAAAGTAAAGAGACTGAAAATAACTGCAATACCTGCACAACACACCAACATTAAAAGGCTGGATAAAGTTATGGGAAAGGTTTTAGGTTTTGCAATAGAATGGGAAGGGCAGACTAATGGCTGTATTTATATTTCGGGAGATACAGTACTTTTTGAAGGTTTGTATGAATTAGAAAACAAGAAGAAAGTTGACATCGCAATTTTGCATTTGGGAGCCGGGGCATTCCCGTACTTAAAAAAGAATTTGAGAGTTACAATGAATGGCGAAGAAGCCATTGAAACCACTAAACTTTTAAATCCAAACATTGTTATTCCGATTCATTATGAAGGTTGGTGGCATTTTAAGCAATCTGTAAAGTCATTGAAAAATGAGATTGAAAAATCAGGATTTAATGAAAAGTTCTTATGGCTTGACAGCGGAATTGAAACAGAATTAATTAAGGAAAATAATTTTAAATTAAATTAA